The genomic DNA TAAATATAGATTCACCAAAGTCATTGCTCAGACATCTGTGTATAAGACAGGATACAGGACTATATACTTCTTTACCAACACAgtcgcaggcacacacacacacacacacacacacacacacacacacacacacacacacacacaataaaatgtATTGAAGGCATTTATTTTCCCCCAAATTGCATTAattcattatttacatttttcttttgCCCAACAGAGAGGACGACTTGGGGCACACTCTGTACTTGGTGTAAGACATTTATATAAATCCTGCTGCTTACAactgcaaaacaaaacaatacaacCAATTAGCCTACTTTAactatacactgtaaaaaaatgtCCAGTAAtttttacagtaaattactgctCAGTAGCCAGTAGGTCGCTGTAAATGTACGGTGCAATACTGGCAGCACAGAAgacagtaaattactgtagatttacaggacCTTTACTGAAACACAAATTTACAGTATATTACCGTAACACCTGACTACAGCAACATGCTGTCATTCTAGAATTGACAGTGCCTTACTGGAAGCACAGTGGTTAGTAAACTGTTGCAGATGTACAGTGCAGGCAGCTACTGCCAACGATTGGCAGTATTTCTATTACATGTATGTAATAGAAAGTGAAGTACAATTCATGGATTTTGTAACAGTTTAATAAGAATACATACATTTGGTATTttctaatacaaaaataaacttgCAAGTGGCCTGCATAACTACATAATGTCCAGCAGTGtgctttgcaagtgttcattTTTAAATTGAcattggtcatttagcagacgctcttgtccagagggacttacagtcagtgcattaaactaatgttgataaaaaaatatgtcatagcaagtaaaaggtttatgtaaccgttactgagaaaGTTGTTGTAATTAAGAATACATTGGTCTTCAAGGTATTGTGTATTTGTAACAAGATACCTTTTGAAGTACCCTTGCCCATCTCTTGTTAGTGCCAAGTTTGTTACTGTAATATTCACAATAACTCGCCACCAGCTTCTTTTACGTTACTGTAATATCAGAGCAAtcatacagtacaacacagtaacATTTGCCTGCTGTAGACTAAATAAGTAGTGTACTGTAATTGTAATATTGAAATTTCACTAATTacattggtgcaagcaggttggctgctaggtattTGGATTTTACAGCATATTTATGAATATTTAAGcattttatatcacttgcacttctaaaGGCCGAAACAATGGCTTCCAAACAAGTCATGATTACAGGGCAAAATAGACCAAAATGACTTGGCAAAACACTCAACCAGTAAAGGTTTAAGACTTGCTGCTAATCTGATCTGTCCCCTATACACATTAGTTGTTTGggcactactaccacatatcagtttaattggtacagcattctcactagcggatgcaacaaatatagccacgCACAAGGCATGCCTCTAAATATGTTAATAAGCCAGAGTCTTTCTTcatccacaacattttcccaaaaTGCACCATAATTCACAGTATGCTGCTATAAATACACAGCAAAACGTGTAATACAGTACTTTACTGTAAAATTGTATCGTAAAATAAAGAATATAATTTTACAGCAGTGTAGCGGAATGCCAATGAGCCCCTCCCCATAATGCATTGCTCTTTAAAGTACTGTAATATAGAATTACAGTAGCTAACTGTAAATATTGTGCTGTACATTTACAGCAATGTGTTAcattgtacatactgtagttaTACAACACTATTGCATTGCTGAAGCCACAGTGCTGGCTCCACGTTCATCAACAATGCCTCATTTATTTCTGAATAGAAGTGGAAAGATGACAGCATACCGTCGGCCGTGCCGTTGGACAGACAGAAGAAAGAGTTGGGGAAGCACTCCAGCCTTCCTGGGTCCTTCTCGACGAAGGGCTTCCCCAACACACTCATCCAAGTTCAGGTAACgctggagacagggagggagacgaACAGAGGGAGAGGTCTCAAATGATCCAATGGGGCTGTTGTGTTGTAATTTTTGTGATCCCTTAAAAACAGCGGCAGTGGGGGCTAGTGTCATTTTAAATaggaagggctcattgtaatgtctgagACGGAATAAATGGAACcgcatcaaacacatcaaagacgtggtttccatgtgtttgataccgttctatttatccattccagccattattatgagccgtcctcccttcaacAGACTCCTGTGTAACGTACAGTAGCCGGGCCACTTTTAGTTTCTAAATGATCCCCCGGGAATGttgttcctccagacagagcgGGCCAGGAGACACTTGGGCCAGTCTGGGACCAAGAAGAAGAACAAGCCTAAATCCAGAGTGGGATCTTTTTCTCTGCTCAGCAACAACAAACCCAGCGCCGCCATAAAGGTATACAACATCGCCATGACAATCCAGGAGCAGACCATCACGTGATACCAGTCTATAGTTAATATCAGACATTTTTGTTTAGTGAGATTCTCAAACACACTGCTGACATGagatatgggctcccgagtggcgcagcggtctaaggcactgcgtctcagtgctagaggcatcactacagaccctggttcgattccaggctgtatcactcccgtgattgggagtcccatagtgcggcgtacaattggcccagcctcgtccgggttagggtttggtcggggtaggccatcattgtaaataagagtttgttattaactgacttgcctagtcaaataaaggtttaatcaaataaaatatatgtacgctgtccatattaggacagcctaaGTTTCAGCAGGAGTTATGGAGATGCTATCTTATCGATACTTAGTCGACTTGCATTCAACATTGTATCATGGAAGTCTTCTTGTCCTACATCATGTTGTTGTTCTTCCAGGTAACCAGAGTACGGAGGAGtacggagaaggagaagaagaaagagaagccaAGAGGACGACCAGGAGCGTACTCTGCTTTGGTCGTCCTAGGCAAACCTTAACCCTTGGTGAGGCCAATGTCCCCCTCCACGTATCCCTCAACCCCACCTGAGTCAACCAATCAATCACTTTTTTGTGACCAGAGAGAAATTCTGCTTGCAAGCATGTTAAGAATGCAGAGTTCATACAAAATAGTTAAAAACCGCTAACACAAAAAAAGGTTTCAAACCTGTTGTGTTAAATTCACCTCCATCTGATTTGTCACTCTAATCTAATCTAAATGTTTGATTCTTTCACCAGGGACAAAGGCGCAAGAGGAGCCCACAGAAGAAGAAACAGACCAAGAGAATTGTTTGTTCATCAACATTTCATTAAACAAAAGACTTTGCGGAAAGCCCTACTGCTTCAATAGTTCATAAACTGTACTTTATATCTTCTTCTCTTTGTAAACATATTGGTTTTACGTCATTTCTTCAATTTAAcaataatgtaatatatataatGGAAACACATCCCAGAGGACAAGTATACATACAATACTTTTGAGAACCCCTTTAATATTCTCTTTTAttatagtttttgttgttgttggtcgaTGGTGATTCTTTGGCAACTGTGCATATTATcaggtttaaataaaggtaacatgtATGAGAATACTTCATGAGAACTTTCCGCAACATAAGGCTACAGAGGGCTGCCGTTTCTAGCCAGcactgtttattttctgtttagtctaTGACAGAGTCGGACTCCATCTTGACAAATGGACTAGAACATTTCACTgctccagctctccctctctgttgccAAGTACAACACCTTCAATTCCCACACAACAGGACCTGGGTAACTTCCAGAAGTTAATTCAGAAATTGTGGATTAGGGGGGGAAATGTCACTGAGCTCCAATTACAGATGGCTGAGCTAAAGGCagtgtctgtatcccaaatggcaccatatcccctacatagtgcactacttttcaccatcTTAatggctaagttcatcgttagaaccatatGGTTTGAACGGTGAACTTAGCcttttaagatgcttttgggaaaccaggtCGTGAgtaccatgggccctggtcaaaagtagtgcgctatgtaaggaagagggtgccatttggggtgcagaCAGTGAATGCCCAGCACGGTGTGGACCAGGTGCAGAGTCTAAACTTGCAGTCAAACCTTTGGGTTGAGAGCCCAGCTATTCTGTCAAATTAAAGGGCGTTGGACCAGTTGATAATGGGAAAGAAATCATAATGTTAGACTGTATACGCCATCTGTTTCAGAAGTCAAAgttcatttgtttaaaaaaaaaaaggtttcttTTGAATTTATTTTGCCAGAGCTAGGAAGCTCATGGCATTGCATTCACTAATGGTGAGTTTGAGTGTCTTTGCAGACCACTCATGTACTTTACAGTGCctgcggaaagt from Salvelinus sp. IW2-2015 linkage group LG27, ASM291031v2, whole genome shotgun sequence includes the following:
- the LOC139023100 gene encoding uncharacterized protein isoform X1 yields the protein MEAALWVCLSLLCLQGSFLQLTHGADCTGTSQVQDCVNGQTTGGKNDGLLWLIPSAPRETHIQTKPQRGRLGAHSVLGKWKDDSIPSAVPLDRQKKELGKHSSLPGSFSTKGFPNTLIQVQTERARRHLGQSGTKKKNKPKSRVGSFSLLSNNKPSAAIKVTRVRRSTEKEKKKEKPRGRPGAYSALVVLGKP
- the LOC139023100 gene encoding uncharacterized protein isoform X2 — its product is MEAALWVCLSLLCLQGSFLQLTHGADCTGTSQVQDCVNGQTTGGKNDGLLWLIPSAPRETHIQTKPQKWKDDSIPSAVPLDRQKKELGKHSSLPGSFSTKGFPNTLIQVQTERARRHLGQSGTKKKNKPKSRVGSFSLLSNNKPSAAIKVTRVRRSTEKEKKKEKPRGRPGAYSALVVLGKP